In Camelus ferus isolate YT-003-E chromosome 10, BCGSAC_Cfer_1.0, whole genome shotgun sequence, the following proteins share a genomic window:
- the LOC116666564 gene encoding uncharacterized protein LOC116666564 → MEPWLCLAPWGALQVQRAARPPRSGHRVRAPGGGPSSLASSQTRRSWEARSEVRPSCLHPSWPCSHAAGAPKAAAGVAAPAWQTVRLSCPRAGPSGLLGREVRGQRLAAVFPAAKGKDGCPGGVARQGRAPALPEFLPLGRKTLEEPQGHRQQELTCSHPHSCGAPHSSREVEGARLSTQHSEWTHNVVHPHDGPLLSRKKEGHSGPATARWALGTWCSVE, encoded by the exons ATGGAGCCCTGGCTGTGCCTGGCCCCGTGGGGAGCACTGCAGGTCCAACGAGCTGCGCGCCCTCCGAGGTCAGGTCACCGCGTCAGGGCCCCAGGCGGCGGTCCGAGCAGCCTTGCCTCCAGCCAGACCCGCAGGAGCTGGGAGGCCCGATCCGAGGTGCGGCCCTCCTGCCTGCACCCCTCCTGGCCTTGCAGCCATGCGGCAGGGGCTCCCAAGGCAGCAGCCGGGGTGGCGGCCCCGGCCTGGCAAACTGTGAGGCTGAGCTGCCCCAGAGCAGGGCCCAGCGG ACTCCTAGGTCgtgaggtcagaggtcagaggctGGCAGCAGTCTTCCCGGCAGCCAAGGGGAAAGACGGGTGTCCTGGTGGAGTAGCCAGGCAGGGCCGTGCACCAGCGCTCCCAGAATTTCTCCCCCTGGGCAG gAAGACCCTGGAGGAGCCCCAGGGTCACCGACAGCAGGAACTCACGTGTTCGCACCCACATTCATGCGGGGCTCCTCACAGCAGCCGAGAGGTGGAGGGGGCCCGACTGTCCACACAGCACAGTGAGTGGACACACAACGTGGTCCATCCACACGATGGACCACTACTCAGCCGTAAGAAGGAAGGGCATTCCGGCCCAGCTACAGCACGATGGGCCTTGGGGACGTGGTGCTCAGTGGAATGA